Proteins from a genomic interval of Bradyrhizobium sp. CCGB01:
- a CDS encoding cobalamin biosynthesis protein, whose translation MKVAGLGFRKDVTLASLREALLAAGGSEGLAAVATVSEKADAEALKQLARECGVPVMAVPADMLAGIETPTQSKLVAEKFGTGSVAEAAALAAAGPRARLIATRAVSQDRTATAAIAEGEGA comes from the coding sequence ATGAAGGTCGCCGGGCTCGGATTCAGAAAGGATGTCACGCTGGCTTCGCTGCGTGAGGCGCTGCTGGCAGCCGGTGGCAGTGAAGGCCTTGCGGCGGTCGCGACTGTCAGCGAGAAAGCCGATGCGGAGGCGCTGAAGCAGCTCGCGCGTGAATGCGGCGTGCCGGTCATGGCTGTCCCGGCCGACATGCTGGCCGGCATCGAGACGCCGACGCAGTCGAAGCTCGTCGCGGAAAAATTCGGTACCGGATCGGTCGCTGAAGCCGCGGCGCTCGCTGCGGCCGGCCCGCGCGCGCGATTGATTGCGACGCGGGCGGTCTCGCAGGATCGCACCGCGACGGCGGCGATCGCGGAAGGAGAGGGTGCATGA
- the cobM gene encoding precorrin-4 C(11)-methyltransferase — MTVHFIGAGPGAPDLLTLRGRDLIAACPVCLYAGSLVPEGVLAHCPPGARIVNTAPLSLDEIMAEIAAAHAEGKDVARLHSGDLSIWSAMGEQLRRLRALGIPYTVTPGVPSFSAAAAALETELTLPGLAQSVVLTRTPGRASAMPEGEKLAAFAATGAVLAIHLSIHLLDNVVAELTPHYGADCPVAIVWRASWPEQRIVRATLATIDSAVAGEMERTALILVGRTLGATDFDESRLYAADYDRRYRPVGAEPRFPEAS, encoded by the coding sequence ATGACGGTGCACTTCATCGGTGCGGGGCCGGGCGCCCCTGACTTGCTGACGCTGCGTGGCCGCGACCTGATCGCGGCGTGTCCGGTCTGCCTCTATGCCGGCTCGCTGGTCCCTGAGGGCGTACTGGCGCATTGCCCGCCCGGTGCGCGGATCGTCAACACCGCGCCGCTGTCGCTCGACGAGATCATGGCGGAGATCGCCGCCGCGCACGCCGAGGGCAAGGATGTTGCTCGCTTGCATTCCGGCGATCTCTCGATCTGGTCGGCAATGGGCGAGCAACTCCGCCGCCTGCGCGCGCTCGGTATTCCCTATACGGTGACGCCGGGCGTTCCATCGTTCTCGGCGGCAGCGGCGGCGCTGGAGACTGAACTGACGCTGCCGGGTCTTGCGCAATCCGTGGTGCTGACACGGACACCGGGCCGGGCCAGCGCGATGCCTGAAGGCGAAAAGCTCGCCGCCTTCGCCGCGACCGGCGCGGTGCTCGCAATCCATCTGTCGATCCACCTGCTCGACAACGTCGTCGCCGAGCTCACGCCGCATTACGGCGCGGATTGTCCGGTCGCGATCGTCTGGCGTGCGAGCTGGCCGGAGCAGCGCATCGTCCGCGCCACGCTGGCAACGATCGATTCTGCTGTTGCTGGCGAGATGGAGCGCACCGCGCTGATCCTGGTCGGCAGGACGCTCGGCGCGACGGATTTCGACGAGAGTCGTCTCTATGCCGCCGATTACGATCGCCGCTATCGGCCTGTTGGCGCCGAGCCGCGCTTTCCGGAGGCATCGTGA
- a CDS encoding cobyrinate a,c-diamide synthase: protein MPAGLVISAPASGVGKTTLTLALARAWRNRGLNVQCFKSGPDYIDPAFHAAATGRASVNVDSWAMDRGTIAHLVSRGTDADVVLAEGSMGLFDGVAARGVCGTGATADIAEMLGWPVVLVIDPSGQAQTAAAIAAGLRDYRAGVRLAGVVLNRVASQRHEDLVRRALNDAGIAVFGALPRHAEISLPKRHLGLVQAEEQAEIGKLIDEAARFVAEHVDLDAVLRSAASWSPQPAANGLNVTPPGQRIALARDAAFSFVYPHMLEAWRAAGAEISTFSPLADEAPDASADVCWLPGGYPELHAGTIAANAHFRSGLRAFADTRPVHGECGGYMVLGTALTDADGIRHEMTGLLGLETSFAKRRMHLGYRLAALAAPMPGHQVGARLRGHEFHYSTIVAQPDTPLAVVHDATGAVIAETGSRRDHATGTFFHLIAEDR from the coding sequence ATGCCGGCAGGGCTCGTCATCTCCGCGCCTGCCTCCGGCGTCGGCAAGACGACGCTGACGCTGGCGCTCGCGCGCGCCTGGCGCAATCGCGGGTTGAACGTGCAGTGCTTCAAGAGCGGGCCCGACTACATCGATCCCGCCTTCCATGCTGCCGCCACGGGACGTGCTTCCGTCAATGTCGATAGCTGGGCCATGGACCGCGGGACGATCGCGCATCTCGTCAGCCGCGGCACCGATGCCGATGTCGTGCTCGCCGAAGGCTCGATGGGCTTGTTCGACGGCGTTGCCGCGCGCGGCGTCTGCGGCACCGGCGCGACCGCCGATATCGCGGAGATGCTGGGCTGGCCGGTGGTGCTGGTGATCGACCCCTCCGGACAGGCACAGACGGCCGCCGCAATTGCCGCGGGCCTTCGCGACTATCGCGCGGGTGTGCGCCTTGCCGGCGTCGTGCTCAACCGTGTCGCCAGCCAGCGCCACGAAGACCTGGTGCGCCGCGCGCTCAACGATGCCGGCATCGCCGTGTTCGGCGCGCTGCCACGCCATGCCGAGATCAGCCTGCCGAAGCGGCATCTCGGCCTGGTACAGGCCGAGGAGCAGGCCGAGATCGGCAAGCTGATCGACGAGGCCGCGCGCTTCGTCGCCGAACATGTCGATCTCGATGCGGTGCTGCGTTCGGCAGCCAGCTGGTCGCCGCAACCGGCCGCAAATGGTCTGAATGTGACGCCGCCCGGCCAGCGCATTGCGCTGGCCCGCGATGCAGCCTTCTCCTTCGTCTATCCGCATATGCTGGAAGCCTGGCGCGCGGCCGGCGCCGAGATCTCGACATTCTCGCCGCTTGCCGATGAAGCGCCCGATGCCAGCGCCGATGTATGCTGGCTCCCCGGCGGCTATCCCGAGCTGCATGCCGGCACAATCGCGGCCAATGCGCACTTTCGCAGCGGCCTGCGCGCCTTCGCTGACACACGGCCGGTGCACGGCGAATGCGGAGGCTATATGGTGCTGGGAACCGCTTTGACCGACGCCGACGGCATTCGCCACGAGATGACGGGCCTGCTTGGCCTCGAGACGAGCTTTGCCAAGCGCCGCATGCATCTGGGATATCGTCTCGCTGCGCTCGCAGCCCCGATGCCGGGGCATCAGGTCGGCGCGCGGCTGCGCGGTCACGAGTTCCACTATTCGACGATCGTCGCGCAGCCGGATACGCCGCTGGCGGTCGTGCACGATGCAACGGGTGCGGTCATCGCCGAGACCGGCTCGCGCCGGGACCATGCCACCGGCACGTTCTTCCATCTGATCGCGGAGGATCGGTGA
- the cobA gene encoding uroporphyrinogen-III C-methyltransferase, translated as MSGFVTFISAGPGDPELLTLKGAARLRDADVVLYDDLASGAILDLARPGANLVAVGKRAGRPSTKQHHVNRLLVDYAATGSRVVRLKSGDAGIFGRLEEELDALREAGIGYEIIPGVTSACVAAAQAGIPLTRRHTSRRVQFVTGADVTGELPPNLNWAALADPEATTVVYMGRRTFPALAAKLIEHGLAADTPALFAESLGRPDERLIRTTVTELAERLARGGAASTAAVILFGALAGDYPS; from the coding sequence GTGAGCGGTTTTGTCACTTTCATTTCGGCCGGCCCCGGCGACCCCGAGCTTCTCACGCTCAAGGGCGCCGCGCGGCTGCGGGATGCCGACGTCGTGCTCTATGACGATCTTGCTTCCGGCGCGATCCTCGATCTGGCCCGGCCCGGCGCCAATCTGGTCGCGGTGGGCAAGCGGGCAGGGCGGCCCTCGACCAAGCAGCACCACGTCAACCGCTTGCTGGTCGACTATGCCGCAACCGGCTCGCGCGTCGTGCGGCTGAAGTCCGGCGATGCCGGCATTTTCGGGCGGCTGGAGGAGGAGCTCGACGCGCTGCGCGAGGCCGGCATCGGCTACGAGATCATTCCCGGCGTCACCTCCGCCTGCGTTGCGGCGGCGCAAGCCGGCATTCCGCTGACCCGGCGCCATACCTCGCGCCGGGTGCAGTTCGTGACCGGGGCCGACGTCACCGGCGAACTGCCGCCAAACCTCAACTGGGCGGCGCTGGCCGATCCGGAGGCGACGACCGTCGTCTATATGGGCCGGCGCACCTTTCCGGCGCTTGCCGCAAAATTGATCGAGCACGGCCTCGCCGCGGACACCCCGGCGCTGTTCGCCGAATCCCTCGGCCGTCCGGACGAGCGGCTGATCCGCACCACCGTGACCGAGCTGGCCGAACGGCTTGCGCGAGGCGGCGCAGCCTCGACGGCGGCCGTGATCCTGTTCGGTGCGCTGGCGGGGGATTATCCGTCGTGA
- a CDS encoding energy-coupling factor ABC transporter permease → MHIEPGVVTGAKLVLSYATGIAAGGVALKLAVETVREQGIGSFAARTLVTTGLVFVFFEILPHFPVGVSEVHFILGSTLFLLFGAAPAAFGLAFGLLLQGVFFEPPDLPQYGMNVTTLLVPLFAIQAIASRIIARNTAYVDLKYRQALALSTTYQAGVIAWVAFWALYGSGFAMSNLASIATFAASYALVIVIEPLADLAVLALAKSLRGVTAPGLVTPRLHNAA, encoded by the coding sequence ATGCATATCGAACCCGGGGTAGTGACGGGCGCCAAGCTTGTATTGAGTTACGCAACCGGCATCGCCGCAGGCGGCGTTGCCTTGAAGCTGGCGGTCGAGACCGTGCGCGAGCAGGGCATCGGCTCGTTTGCTGCGCGCACTCTCGTCACCACGGGCCTCGTCTTCGTCTTCTTCGAGATCCTGCCGCACTTCCCGGTCGGCGTCTCCGAGGTGCACTTCATCCTGGGCTCGACCTTGTTCCTGCTGTTCGGCGCCGCGCCCGCGGCCTTTGGCCTCGCGTTCGGCCTGCTGCTCCAGGGCGTGTTCTTCGAGCCGCCGGACTTGCCGCAATATGGCATGAACGTGACGACACTTTTGGTGCCGCTGTTTGCGATCCAGGCGATCGCCTCGCGGATCATTGCGCGCAACACCGCCTATGTCGACTTGAAGTATCGTCAGGCGCTGGCGCTTTCGACGACCTACCAGGCGGGCGTGATCGCCTGGGTGGCGTTCTGGGCACTCTATGGCTCCGGCTTTGCCATGAGCAACCTCGCCAGCATCGCGACGTTCGCGGCGTCCTATGCGCTGGTCATCGTGATCGAGCCGCTCGCCGATCTCGCCGTGCTGGCATTGGCGAAGTCGCTGCGCGGGGTCACCGCGCCCGGCCTCGTCACACCGCGCCTGCACAACGCAGCCTGA
- the cobF gene encoding precorrin-6A synthase (deacetylating) produces the protein MLTLSLIGIGCGDPEQLTRAAIGAINAADLVLIPRKGTAKSDLADLRRTICADVLANDKTRIAEFDLPVRDATDADYRKGVDDWHDAVAAAWSQTIADHLGSEGKVALLIWGDPSLYDSSLRIARRLNPLPEIEVVPGITSIQALCAAHALPLNDIGEPFLVTTGRRLREGGWPQGVDTVVVMLDGGTAFQSLDPAGLHIWWGAYLGMPDQIVMSGALADVGPRIVAARQDARERHGWIMDSYILKRRP, from the coding sequence ATGCTCACGCTCTCCCTGATAGGCATCGGTTGCGGCGATCCCGAGCAGCTTACGCGCGCCGCGATCGGTGCCATCAACGCGGCCGATCTCGTCCTGATCCCGCGCAAGGGCACAGCGAAGTCCGATCTCGCCGATCTCAGGCGCACGATCTGCGCGGATGTGCTGGCAAACGACAAGACCCGCATCGCCGAGTTCGATCTTCCCGTGCGCGACGCAACTGATGCGGACTACCGCAAGGGCGTGGATGACTGGCACGATGCCGTTGCGGCGGCCTGGTCGCAGACGATCGCGGATCATCTGGGAAGCGAAGGCAAGGTTGCGCTGCTGATCTGGGGCGATCCCTCGCTCTACGATTCCTCGCTGCGCATTGCGCGCCGGCTCAATCCCTTGCCTGAGATCGAGGTCGTGCCCGGCATCACCTCGATTCAGGCGCTGTGCGCGGCGCATGCGCTGCCGCTCAACGACATCGGCGAGCCTTTTCTCGTCACGACAGGGCGCCGTTTGCGCGAGGGCGGCTGGCCACAGGGTGTCGATACCGTGGTTGTGATGCTCGACGGCGGCACGGCGTTCCAGTCGCTCGATCCAGCCGGGCTTCACATCTGGTGGGGCGCCTATCTCGGCATGCCCGATCAGATCGTCATGTCCGGTGCACTCGCCGACGTCGGTCCGCGCATCGTCGCTGCGCGACAGGATGCGCGCGAGCGGCACGGCTGGATCATGGACAGCTACATTCTCAAGCGCAGGCCGTAA
- the cobT gene encoding nicotinate-nucleotide--dimethylbenzimidazole phosphoribosyltransferase, with translation MLPEWVYKKCPEISAVHREAAVARQAQLTKPAGALGRLEQLAIELAGLQATGEPRAARVPIIVFAGDHGIVAQGVSAYPQEVTIAMMANFASGGAAISVLARELGSSLEIVDAGTLAREAMAGIVIDKPRSGTRDFSVEAALTAAELAFAFEAGQRAVARAEAHQPDLLIFGEMGIGNTTTAAAIAASLLGMGADEVAGSGTGVDAAGRAHKARVIDAAIAHHGIASAPPEKILCAVGGLEIAAICGAIIAAAQRRIPVLIDGFIVSVAALAAARLNPSCQPFLLPSHQSAEQGHRLVLRALNVQPLISLDLRLGEGSGAAIALPLVRLACSLHNGMATFAQANVPDRPA, from the coding sequence ATGCTCCCCGAATGGGTCTACAAGAAGTGCCCCGAGATCTCCGCGGTCCATCGCGAGGCGGCGGTCGCGCGGCAGGCGCAACTGACAAAGCCGGCCGGCGCGCTCGGCCGGCTCGAGCAGCTCGCGATCGAGCTTGCGGGCCTGCAGGCGACCGGAGAACCGCGTGCCGCGCGCGTCCCGATCATCGTTTTCGCCGGCGACCACGGCATCGTCGCGCAGGGCGTGTCGGCCTATCCGCAGGAAGTGACCATCGCGATGATGGCGAACTTTGCCTCTGGCGGCGCCGCGATCTCGGTGCTGGCGCGTGAGCTCGGCTCCAGCCTGGAAATCGTCGACGCGGGCACGCTGGCGCGGGAGGCGATGGCGGGAATCGTTATCGACAAGCCGCGCAGCGGCACGCGCGATTTCAGCGTGGAAGCTGCGCTCACCGCTGCGGAGCTGGCATTCGCCTTCGAAGCCGGCCAGCGCGCCGTCGCGCGCGCGGAGGCCCATCAGCCCGATCTTCTGATCTTCGGCGAGATGGGCATCGGCAACACCACGACGGCGGCGGCGATTGCGGCGAGCCTGCTCGGGATGGGTGCCGACGAGGTCGCGGGCAGCGGTACCGGCGTCGACGCGGCCGGCCGCGCGCACAAGGCGCGCGTGATCGATGCCGCGATCGCGCATCATGGCATCGCAAGTGCTCCACCCGAAAAGATCCTGTGCGCCGTCGGCGGCCTCGAGATTGCGGCGATCTGCGGTGCCATCATCGCGGCCGCGCAGCGCCGCATCCCCGTGCTGATCGACGGCTTCATCGTATCGGTGGCGGCGCTTGCGGCCGCGCGGCTGAACCCGTCGTGCCAGCCGTTCCTGCTGCCCTCGCATCAATCGGCGGAGCAGGGGCACCGACTGGTGCTGCGTGCGCTGAATGTGCAGCCGCTGATCAGCCTCGATCTCAGGCTCGGCGAAGGATCGGGCGCGGCCATCGCGCTGCCGCTGGTGCGGCTCGCGTGCAGCCTTCACAACGGCATGGCGACCTTCGCGCAGGCCAATGTGCCGGATCGCCCGGCCTGA
- a CDS encoding histidine phosphatase family protein, with protein MEGETFLWLIRHAPVDGIAGTIHAADAPADLGDRAQLEVLRQKLPQDAACFASPARRTVETARALGLEPVQLTEFSEQDFGDWTGRRHDELAATGGETYARFWSAPAHGRPPGGESFEDQVARVRLGLSRIGAGSATLVVHSGTIRAALCIALDLTPQAALRFVIDPLSLTRIDRLATGWRVVFVNQRAA; from the coding sequence ATGGAAGGCGAGACCTTCCTCTGGCTGATACGTCATGCGCCCGTCGACGGCATCGCGGGGACCATCCACGCAGCCGACGCGCCGGCCGATCTTGGCGATCGCGCGCAACTGGAGGTCCTGCGGCAGAAGCTGCCGCAGGATGCTGCGTGCTTTGCGAGCCCGGCACGACGCACGGTTGAGACGGCGCGCGCGCTGGGACTCGAACCTGTGCAACTGACCGAATTCAGCGAGCAGGATTTTGGCGACTGGACCGGCCGGCGGCATGACGAGCTCGCCGCCACCGGTGGCGAGACCTATGCGCGGTTCTGGAGCGCGCCGGCGCATGGACGGCCGCCGGGCGGCGAAAGCTTCGAGGATCAGGTCGCGCGCGTCCGGCTGGGTCTGTCACGGATCGGAGCCGGATCAGCAACGCTCGTCGTGCACTCCGGCACGATCCGCGCCGCACTCTGCATCGCACTGGATCTGACACCACAAGCGGCCCTGCGCTTCGTGATCGACCCGCTGTCGCTGACCCGGATCGACCGGCTCGCGACCGGTTGGCGCGTCGTCTTCGTCAATCAGCGCGCGGCTTGA
- a CDS encoding TonB-dependent receptor domain-containing protein — MSSIRLVRLRRFLLASAALTSFVSADMPAALAQQAREPLPPVEVSPAQPRKQAKPAGREAQSARRAPTRRSAAAAAASKPVVPAATAQTPLNTNVVAESASRLGLTVHEIPATVEVISSETMREQGYRTVSETAQGAVGVTSGDNPAEPAAFSMRGFTNSQINTLYNGIKIGPQNMTSRITDTANLEAVEFVKGPASVMSGEGAAGGAINFVTKAPHTGPVRNEADFSWDSLNSFRAHYGSGGSTNVQGLDYRFDISRSSLNGFADDTNTKTFDVSGQLNYRISDSLKVWGAIEYREDRSKAYWGAPLVPIAFSGSHATTGIVSGNYISNYNKTNLGAVTIDDRTFNTNYNVLDNRNVAQEVWLRGGFELKLAPDLTLKSQAYGYGAERTWFNNEVEAFNSGTNLVDRERFYVAHSQRLVGNITDLTWDTNIAGFDNRLVTTLSSSYLDFVRPGAANFPGDSVSLVDPARGYYGLLTTQQQTARIDNEALSFEDRLKLTRTFALIGGLRVEHIGLDRNSTDSAGLVKAGFPFTTDWAPVTGRIGYTWEAVPGLTFFSQYATGADISANNIFLLGPTQPLDLTTARTYETGVKHLFWDNRAEWSFSAYDILRKNVYAAAGGQSLNIAGRQESKGVELAAAVRPIEPLRLWANIAYVDARYADYNFAGGSFSGNTPPNVPRIVANAGASYRFFTPWPVELGITGRHIGDRYNTDANVVTMKAYTVADVYAFVDIPKTVFNAVDQARLAFRVRNITDKRYAIWGDPFYPDQILLGAPRTYEISAAFKW; from the coding sequence GTGTCTTCCATCCGTCTTGTACGACTGCGCCGCTTCCTGCTCGCTTCCGCTGCACTCACATCGTTTGTATCCGCTGATATGCCCGCCGCCCTGGCGCAGCAGGCCCGTGAACCCCTGCCGCCGGTCGAGGTGTCGCCCGCCCAACCCCGCAAGCAAGCGAAGCCAGCGGGTCGCGAAGCCCAGAGCGCACGCCGCGCGCCAACGCGCAGGTCCGCTGCCGCGGCGGCCGCGTCCAAGCCTGTCGTGCCTGCCGCGACGGCGCAGACGCCGCTCAATACCAATGTGGTTGCCGAAAGCGCCTCGCGGCTCGGCCTGACCGTGCACGAAATTCCCGCAACCGTTGAAGTGATCTCGTCGGAAACCATGCGCGAGCAGGGCTATCGCACCGTGTCCGAGACGGCGCAGGGCGCCGTCGGCGTGACGTCCGGCGACAATCCGGCCGAGCCTGCGGCGTTCTCGATGCGCGGCTTCACCAATAGCCAGATCAACACGCTCTACAATGGCATCAAGATCGGTCCGCAGAATATGACATCGCGGATCACGGACACGGCCAATCTCGAAGCCGTGGAATTCGTGAAAGGTCCGGCCTCAGTGATGTCGGGCGAAGGTGCTGCCGGCGGCGCGATCAATTTCGTCACCAAGGCGCCGCATACGGGACCGGTCCGCAACGAAGCCGATTTTTCCTGGGACTCGCTGAACTCCTTCCGTGCGCACTACGGCTCCGGCGGCAGCACCAATGTGCAGGGCCTCGACTACCGCTTCGACATCAGCCGTTCCTCGCTCAACGGCTTTGCCGACGACACCAACACCAAGACGTTCGATGTGTCGGGCCAGCTCAACTACCGCATCTCCGACAGCCTCAAGGTCTGGGGCGCGATCGAGTATCGCGAAGACCGCTCCAAGGCCTATTGGGGCGCGCCGCTGGTGCCGATCGCCTTCAGCGGGTCGCATGCGACGACGGGGATTGTCTCCGGAAATTATATCTCGAACTACAACAAAACAAATCTCGGCGCGGTCACCATCGACGACCGCACCTTCAACACCAACTACAACGTCCTCGACAATCGCAACGTCGCGCAGGAGGTGTGGCTGCGCGGCGGATTCGAGCTGAAGCTCGCGCCCGACCTGACGCTGAAGAGCCAAGCCTATGGCTACGGTGCGGAGCGCACGTGGTTCAACAACGAAGTTGAGGCGTTTAATTCCGGTACGAACCTGGTCGATCGCGAGCGCTTCTATGTGGCGCACAGTCAGCGACTGGTCGGCAATATCACCGACCTGACCTGGGACACGAATATTGCCGGCTTCGATAATCGGCTGGTCACGACGCTGTCGTCAAGCTACCTCGACTTTGTCAGGCCGGGTGCCGCGAACTTCCCCGGCGACTCCGTCTCGCTGGTCGATCCCGCCCGCGGCTACTACGGCCTGCTCACGACCCAGCAGCAGACCGCCCGCATCGATAACGAGGCGCTGTCGTTCGAGGACCGGCTGAAGCTCACGCGCACCTTCGCACTGATCGGCGGCCTGCGCGTCGAGCATATCGGGCTTGACCGCAATTCGACCGACTCCGCCGGCCTTGTGAAAGCAGGCTTCCCGTTCACAACGGATTGGGCACCGGTGACGGGTCGCATCGGCTACACTTGGGAAGCCGTGCCCGGCCTGACCTTCTTCAGCCAGTACGCCACCGGCGCCGACATCTCCGCCAACAACATCTTCCTGCTGGGACCGACCCAGCCGCTCGACCTGACGACGGCGCGGACCTACGAGACCGGCGTCAAGCATCTGTTCTGGGACAACAGGGCGGAATGGTCGTTCTCGGCCTACGACATCCTGCGCAAGAACGTCTATGCAGCAGCCGGCGGCCAGTCGCTCAACATTGCGGGACGGCAGGAGTCGAAGGGTGTGGAGCTTGCTGCGGCCGTGCGCCCGATCGAGCCGCTGCGTCTGTGGGCCAACATCGCCTATGTCGATGCGCGCTACGCCGACTACAACTTTGCCGGCGGCTCGTTCTCCGGCAACACGCCGCCGAACGTGCCGCGCATCGTTGCCAATGCCGGCGCGTCGTACCGGTTCTTCACGCCCTGGCCGGTGGAGCTCGGCATCACCGGCCGCCATATCGGCGACCGCTACAACACCGATGCCAACGTCGTGACGATGAAGGCGTATACCGTCGCCGACGTCTATGCCTTCGTCGATATCCCCAAGACGGTGTTCAATGCGGTCGATCAGGCTCGCCTGGCCTTCCGCGTGCGCAACATCACCGACAAGCGCTACGCCATCTGGGGCGATCCGTTCTATCCCGACCAGATCCTTTTGGGCGCGCCGCGCACCTACGAGATCTCGGCCGCGTTCAAATGGTAG
- a CDS encoding PepSY domain-containing protein: MMSAIVLLHRWLGIAFCLLFAMWFATGIVMHFVPFPSLTEAERFSGLAPVDRGDAKIAVADAVSASGVDDATRVRLFQRSDGPVFVVSGRARVRAIHASDGRDASVMSEDVVLGIARGHARQRGLDAARASIAALSDYDQWSVPNGFDRHRPLFRVTLGDAAGTELYVSSLTGEIVLDSTRSERGWNLAGSVLHWIYPTILRSNWALWDRVVWTLSLLALIAALLGAVLGIVRIRMRGRGLPTPYRGWHALHHLTGLAVTVFVLTWIFSGWLSMDHGRLFSRGQLTASEASVVNAPSDWAAASWLDRRPISSSAREIEWFAFNGNAYRRDRSALGSQTLIGAGDASHEGQTRFLSTDEVQGLTARLVAGCDLPSILADNDDYPAQSVVPGAPVYRARCGDVWFDVDSADGSVLQRLDSSRRAYRWVYSALHTLDFPVLMAHPRLRDAFVVGLCLLGLVFSVTGIVIGWRRLRLTFVA, encoded by the coding sequence ATGATGAGCGCGATCGTCCTGCTGCATCGCTGGCTCGGGATCGCGTTCTGCCTGCTGTTCGCGATGTGGTTCGCGACGGGAATCGTGATGCACTTCGTTCCGTTTCCGTCATTGACGGAGGCGGAGCGGTTTTCCGGACTCGCGCCGGTGGATCGCGGAGACGCGAAGATTGCTGTCGCCGATGCCGTGTCCGCGAGCGGGGTCGACGATGCCACGCGCGTTCGCCTGTTCCAGCGAAGCGACGGACCGGTCTTTGTCGTGTCGGGACGGGCGCGTGTCCGCGCGATCCATGCTTCGGACGGACGGGACGCATCGGTGATGTCCGAGGACGTGGTACTCGGTATCGCGCGGGGCCATGCCCGCCAACGCGGGCTCGACGCCGCACGGGCATCGATCGCCGCGCTCTCGGACTACGACCAATGGAGCGTGCCGAACGGCTTTGACCGTCATCGGCCGCTGTTTCGCGTCACCCTCGGCGATGCCGCCGGAACGGAGCTCTATGTCTCGTCGCTCACCGGCGAGATCGTCCTGGATAGCACGCGAAGCGAGCGCGGCTGGAACCTCGCCGGCAGCGTCTTGCACTGGATCTATCCGACGATCCTGCGCAGCAATTGGGCGCTGTGGGACCGCGTCGTCTGGACGCTGTCGCTGCTGGCCTTGATTGCAGCCTTGCTGGGCGCGGTGCTCGGGATCGTGCGGATCAGGATGCGAGGACGCGGCCTCCCAACGCCTTATCGCGGTTGGCATGCCCTGCATCACCTCACTGGCCTCGCGGTAACAGTCTTCGTGCTGACCTGGATTTTCAGCGGCTGGCTTTCCATGGACCATGGGCGCTTGTTCTCGCGCGGCCAGTTGACGGCCTCCGAAGCGAGCGTGGTCAATGCGCCGTCGGATTGGGCCGCGGCGTCATGGCTTGATCGCCGGCCGATATCGTCATCGGCCCGGGAGATCGAATGGTTCGCCTTCAACGGCAATGCCTACCGCCGCGATCGGTCCGCTCTCGGTTCCCAGACATTGATCGGAGCAGGGGACGCGTCCCACGAGGGACAAACGCGATTTTTGAGCACCGACGAAGTTCAGGGATTGACGGCACGCCTTGTCGCGGGCTGCGACTTACCGTCCATTCTCGCCGACAATGACGACTATCCCGCGCAGTCCGTCGTTCCCGGTGCCCCCGTCTACCGCGCCCGCTGCGGCGACGTCTGGTTCGACGTCGACAGTGCCGACGGCAGCGTGCTGCAAAGGCTGGATTCGTCGCGGCGGGCTTATCGCTGGGTCTACAGCGCGCTTCACACGCTCGATTTTCCCGTTCTCATGGCGCATCCGCGATTGCGTGATGCCTTTGTCGTCGGGCTCTGCCTGCTCGGGCTGGTATTCTCCGTCACCGGCATCGTCATCGGCTGGCGGCGCCTGCGATTGACCTTCGTGGCCTGA